In Schaalia sp. JY-X169, the following are encoded in one genomic region:
- a CDS encoding PLP-dependent aminotransferase family protein codes for MTVSETSTAESGSGDWLHLLSEDGLNLRESEIRALFSVVSRPEVVSLAGGMPNLQDLPLDGIGEMTSKLIETDGTRALQYGDGHGWNRLREQITEIMSKEGIDADPYQIQITTGSQQALQLASDILVNPGDVILAESPSYVGALGVFHSRRAEVEHIEMDEDGLRPDALREAIRSVRASGREVKFLYTIPNFHNPAGVSMSETRRPEIVDICRSEGVLIVEDNPYGLLGFDQEPTRALQPLWPEGVIYLGSFSKIFAPGYRIGWALAPQALYEKLVLAAESDILSPSMMGQMSISKYLEDFDWYAQVRDFAKMYKGRWEAMRDALEAEMPEGCTWTTPTGGFYTWVSLPEGVDSKAMLPRAVEGLVAYVPGTAFYYDGRGRDHVRLSFCYPTEETIREGVRRFASVLKKEMAEVAKD; via the coding sequence ATGACCGTGTCAGAAACCAGCACTGCGGAATCGGGTTCGGGAGACTGGTTGCACCTTCTCTCAGAAGATGGGCTGAACCTGCGCGAGTCCGAGATTCGCGCTCTGTTCTCAGTAGTTTCCCGTCCTGAAGTGGTGTCACTAGCTGGAGGAATGCCGAACCTTCAGGACCTTCCTCTGGACGGCATCGGGGAAATGACCTCGAAGCTCATCGAGACAGACGGTACAAGGGCCCTGCAGTATGGTGACGGACACGGGTGGAACCGATTGCGCGAACAGATTACCGAAATCATGAGCAAGGAGGGGATCGACGCTGATCCCTACCAGATCCAGATCACCACCGGGTCACAACAGGCCCTGCAACTAGCATCCGACATTCTGGTCAATCCGGGTGATGTCATTCTGGCAGAGTCACCTTCATACGTTGGCGCTCTGGGGGTGTTCCACTCACGACGAGCAGAGGTTGAGCATATCGAAATGGACGAGGATGGACTTCGTCCAGATGCACTTCGGGAGGCGATTCGGAGCGTACGGGCGTCGGGGCGTGAAGTGAAGTTTCTTTATACGATCCCAAACTTCCACAATCCTGCAGGCGTATCAATGTCCGAAACTAGACGGCCTGAGATTGTAGATATCTGCAGGTCAGAGGGCGTTTTGATCGTTGAAGACAACCCATATGGACTTCTCGGCTTCGACCAGGAACCAACTCGAGCCCTGCAACCTCTCTGGCCCGAAGGCGTCATCTACCTAGGTAGCTTTTCGAAGATTTTTGCTCCCGGCTACAGGATTGGTTGGGCACTGGCTCCTCAGGCGCTCTACGAGAAGCTGGTGTTGGCAGCAGAATCGGACATTCTCAGCCCGTCTATGATGGGGCAGATGTCCATAAGCAAGTACCTCGAGGACTTTGACTGGTACGCGCAGGTACGTGATTTTGCCAAGATGTATAAAGGTCGTTGGGAAGCGATGCGCGATGCACTTGAGGCGGAGATGCCCGAAGGCTGCACGTGGACAACACCCACGGGTGGCTTCTATACCTGGGTTTCATTGCCGGAAGGCGTTGACTCCAAGGCAATGCTTCCAAGGGCTGTGGAGGGACTAGTTGCCTACGTTCCTGGAACTGCCTTCTACTATGACGGTCGCGGGCGTGATCATGTCCGCCTTTCATTCTGCTACCCCACCGAAGAAACAATTCGAGAGGGCGTGCGCAGATTCGCATCTGTGCTCAAGAAGGAGATGGCAGAGGTAGCCAAGGACTAG
- a CDS encoding IS1634 family transposase: MSPFLRKVPTASGATAVQIVVKESGRVRVLEHLGSAHSPGELAALMQVGRERLHPGQEELDLGLDPAVRGGAVVQSQSSRLLVEVIQNAWDALGFDVIADEGFFQLVLARLVEPTSMVDSRRVLEELGVTPVHYSTFKRALTRAGERDYRGQIAKACFNHSLVTSGLSLLLYDVTTLYFEAEKEDDYRKVGFSKERRVDPQIVVGLLVDRAGFPLEIHCFAGNKPETQTILPVIKAFADRNNVVDMVVVADAGMLSATNLDAIEEAGLRFIVGSRMTKAPQDLAGHFHWHGSDATDGQIVDTTTLKRGKPRADPEGSVPLTQPVWDPGNAAHARSWRTVWQHRHKRAVRDRHTLQKQRERAEAVISGERPGKAARFVKTTGTKRVFDQATFERALLLAGWKGYVTNIPKTVMDAQEIVGSYHELWHVEQSFRMSKTDLQARPIFHRERDAVEAHLTVVFTALAINRYLYAATGTTLKKLVQTLRPLRDVTIQISGQQITATPKISAQTQKILTNLKTNTGN; the protein is encoded by the coding sequence GTGAGTCCCTTTTTGCGTAAAGTTCCCACTGCTTCGGGGGCAACCGCGGTGCAGATCGTGGTCAAGGAATCTGGGCGGGTGCGGGTGCTTGAACATCTGGGGTCAGCTCACAGCCCCGGTGAGCTTGCCGCACTAATGCAGGTAGGTCGGGAGCGGCTGCATCCGGGTCAAGAGGAACTGGATTTAGGTTTAGACCCAGCCGTGCGTGGTGGGGCTGTTGTGCAGTCTCAGTCATCACGCTTGTTGGTGGAAGTGATCCAGAATGCGTGGGATGCTCTGGGGTTTGATGTAATTGCAGATGAGGGGTTCTTTCAACTGGTCCTGGCCCGTTTGGTGGAGCCAACTTCAATGGTTGATAGTCGCCGCGTGTTGGAAGAACTGGGGGTCACCCCCGTGCATTACTCAACCTTCAAACGAGCCTTGACGCGGGCTGGGGAGCGTGATTACCGGGGCCAAATCGCGAAGGCCTGTTTCAATCATTCCCTGGTTACGAGTGGCTTGTCTTTGCTGCTTTACGATGTGACCACCTTGTATTTTGAGGCTGAGAAGGAGGATGACTACCGCAAGGTCGGGTTCTCTAAAGAACGCCGGGTTGATCCTCAAATCGTGGTGGGCTTACTGGTGGATCGGGCGGGTTTCCCTTTAGAGATTCACTGTTTTGCTGGTAACAAACCCGAAACCCAAACCATCCTTCCAGTCATCAAAGCCTTCGCTGACCGTAATAACGTGGTTGACATGGTGGTGGTAGCAGATGCGGGAATGCTGTCAGCCACCAACCTTGATGCTATCGAGGAAGCCGGGTTGCGGTTCATTGTGGGATCGCGGATGACTAAAGCACCCCAGGACCTGGCGGGCCACTTCCACTGGCACGGCAGCGACGCTACCGATGGCCAAATCGTTGACACCACCACCCTCAAACGGGGCAAGCCCCGCGCTGACCCGGAGGGCAGTGTTCCTCTCACCCAGCCAGTGTGGGACCCAGGCAATGCGGCCCACGCCAGGTCGTGGCGCACAGTGTGGCAACACCGCCACAAACGCGCAGTAAGAGACCGTCACACTCTCCAGAAGCAGCGTGAACGAGCCGAAGCAGTTATCAGCGGTGAAAGGCCCGGTAAAGCGGCCAGGTTTGTGAAGACCACTGGCACCAAACGTGTTTTTGACCAAGCCACTTTTGAGCGGGCCCTACTGCTTGCCGGGTGGAAAGGCTACGTCACTAACATCCCCAAAACCGTGATGGACGCCCAAGAGATCGTGGGGTCTTACCACGAACTGTGGCATGTGGAGCAGTCTTTCCGCATGAGTAAAACCGACCTGCAGGCTCGACCTATCTTCCACCGTGAGCGAGATGCTGTTGAAGCCCATTTGACCGTGGTCTTCACTGCCCTAGCCATCAACCGCTACCTCTACGCAGCGACTGGGACCACCTTGAAAAAACTGGTGCAAACCCTACGTCCCTTGCGAGACGTCACCATTCAGATCAGCGGCCAACAAATCACCGCCACCCCCAAAATCAGCGCCCAAACACAAAAAATACTCACCAACCTCAAAACCAACACGGGTAACTAA
- a CDS encoding ParB/RepB/Spo0J family partition protein, whose protein sequence is MAEPGEKDAGRRPRVQRTSRARGGLGQGLGALIPDREPTQQKQEKPLDVLFPDLTGRSADLAVQRGGSARDLLSPRGGSKSVSRETIDSSGAFSDLSNRTVHRENVSRETITGNSSKADIDIEARADEELLPVPGVTFGHVDPTWIIPNLKQPRSIFDEGELEELATSIAEVGVLQPVVVRRITAESLAEEGQADRLREALVDQPEARYELVMGERRWRASKQAGLQSIPIIVRSTGEDELLREALIENIHRVQLNALEEAAAYSQLMEDFGYTQEQLATRVSKSRPQVANTLRLLKLPTSVQRMLAAGVISPGHARTILSLGTQAEMQSMADRIVSEGLSVRATEELAKFGKKPSVKRRTRPQAAPSEAAQRIADAAATRLDTSVRVVPGARKSRLIIEFADQADLDRIASELGL, encoded by the coding sequence ATGGCAGAACCAGGTGAGAAGGATGCTGGACGTCGCCCGCGGGTCCAGCGCACATCGAGGGCGCGTGGCGGACTGGGACAGGGGCTAGGCGCCTTGATCCCGGATAGGGAGCCGACGCAACAAAAGCAAGAGAAGCCTCTAGATGTACTCTTTCCTGATTTGACCGGAAGGTCTGCCGATCTGGCAGTTCAGAGGGGCGGGTCCGCCAGAGACCTCCTTTCTCCCCGAGGTGGCTCTAAGAGTGTTTCACGTGAAACAATTGACTCATCTGGTGCCTTTTCTGACCTGTCGAACAGAACTGTTCACAGGGAAAATGTTTCACGTGAAACAATTACGGGCAACAGCTCCAAAGCGGATATTGACATTGAGGCACGTGCTGACGAAGAGCTTCTACCTGTCCCCGGCGTAACATTCGGGCACGTCGATCCGACTTGGATTATCCCGAACCTCAAACAGCCAAGAAGTATTTTTGATGAGGGCGAGCTTGAAGAGCTTGCAACATCGATCGCAGAAGTTGGTGTGCTCCAACCCGTTGTGGTTCGGCGGATCACTGCGGAGAGCTTGGCTGAAGAGGGGCAGGCCGACCGTCTTCGGGAGGCACTTGTCGATCAGCCAGAAGCTAGATACGAACTGGTCATGGGAGAAAGGCGTTGGAGAGCTTCAAAACAAGCCGGGCTTCAGTCCATCCCAATAATTGTCCGCTCAACGGGTGAGGACGAGCTGCTCCGTGAAGCACTCATCGAAAACATTCATCGAGTACAACTAAATGCTCTGGAGGAAGCGGCAGCCTATTCGCAACTAATGGAGGATTTTGGATACACGCAAGAGCAGCTAGCCACCCGGGTTTCGAAGTCCCGTCCGCAGGTGGCCAACACTCTTAGACTGTTGAAACTTCCGACATCCGTTCAACGAATGCTTGCTGCGGGTGTCATCAGCCCAGGACACGCACGCACAATTCTCAGTTTGGGAACCCAAGCAGAAATGCAATCGATGGCAGACCGAATTGTTAGCGAGGGCTTGTCAGTACGCGCTACCGAGGAGCTAGCAAAGTTTGGAAAGAAGCCCTCGGTAAAGAGGAGAACGCGTCCGCAAGCAGCGCCTTCAGAGGCGGCACAGAGGATTGCCGATGCAGCTGCTACACGCCTGGACACTTCGGTGAGGGTGGTTCCAGGTGCTAGGAAGAGCAGGTTGATTATCGAATTTGCGGACCAGGCTGATCTAGATCGAATAGCCTCTGAACTGGGTCTATAG
- a CDS encoding ParA family protein: MKQDVGKSSPLADQLAKNYSEFAAMDGSQLPKPQGTPILVVANQKGGVGKTTTAVNLAAALAVGGLRVLVIDSDPQGNASTALGIPHGGGTPSTYEVLLGEVDLANTLVQCEEVPGIFVCPATIDLAGAEVELVDEAQRAHLLKFAISDLLEDGNDNQFDLVLIDCPPSLGMLTLNALVAATGMIVPVQAEYYALEGLSLLLKTIGRIQNDLNPDLQAPFILMTMMDGRTKLSSEVANEVRTHFGEAVFNTDIPRSVRISEAPSYGETVITYDERGTGAIAYRKVAAELANALA; encoded by the coding sequence GTGAAGCAGGATGTCGGAAAATCGTCACCTTTGGCAGATCAGCTGGCGAAGAACTACTCGGAGTTTGCTGCAATGGATGGGAGCCAGCTCCCAAAGCCTCAGGGAACACCGATTCTTGTAGTTGCGAATCAAAAAGGTGGCGTTGGCAAGACAACCACCGCAGTGAACCTCGCTGCAGCACTGGCTGTGGGTGGACTGAGAGTGCTCGTTATTGACTCCGATCCTCAGGGCAACGCATCCACCGCCCTCGGAATCCCCCATGGTGGCGGGACACCGTCGACGTACGAAGTGTTGCTTGGGGAAGTTGATTTGGCCAATACCCTCGTTCAGTGTGAAGAGGTTCCGGGTATCTTCGTGTGTCCAGCGACGATCGACCTCGCAGGTGCGGAAGTTGAACTCGTCGACGAAGCTCAGCGGGCGCACCTGTTGAAGTTTGCGATTTCCGACCTTCTCGAGGACGGGAACGACAACCAGTTCGACTTGGTACTGATTGATTGCCCGCCCTCCCTGGGAATGCTGACGTTGAATGCCTTGGTGGCAGCAACTGGAATGATTGTTCCAGTTCAGGCAGAGTATTACGCATTAGAAGGACTGTCACTGCTGCTAAAGACTATCGGACGCATTCAGAATGACTTGAACCCCGACCTTCAAGCCCCGTTCATCCTAATGACAATGATGGATGGTAGAACGAAGCTGAGTTCAGAGGTAGCCAATGAGGTCCGCACTCACTTCGGAGAAGCGGTGTTCAACACGGATATTCCAAGATCTGTGAGGATATCTGAGGCTCCCTCCTATGGAGAGACGGTCATTACCTACGATGAGCGTGGTACAGGCGCGATTGCTTACCGTAAGGTTGCAGCTGAACTTGCCAACGCCCTAGCTTAG
- the rsmG gene encoding 16S rRNA (guanine(527)-N(7))-methyltransferase RsmG — MESPNQVTLSLFGTGASAVVAFADLLAAEGERRGLIGPQEAERIWSRHIVNSAALLPFLPRRGTVIDVGSGAGLPGLVIAAARPDLEVTLVEPMERRCEWLAEAAEEIGLDNVSIVRDRSENIGKKIRADVVTARAVAAMPKLLRLTSKMIAPGGRLLALKGRRAYEEVNEAADELKRRHLVAQVHEVVSVLDGETTYVVECKRTI; from the coding sequence ATGGAAAGCCCGAACCAGGTCACTCTGTCGCTGTTTGGAACTGGTGCGTCAGCCGTTGTCGCGTTTGCAGACTTGTTGGCGGCGGAGGGTGAGAGGCGTGGCCTGATCGGACCTCAGGAAGCTGAACGGATCTGGTCACGACACATCGTGAATTCTGCTGCACTATTGCCGTTCCTCCCCAGACGGGGAACTGTTATTGATGTTGGATCTGGTGCGGGATTGCCAGGTCTAGTAATTGCTGCCGCACGACCCGATCTTGAAGTGACACTTGTTGAACCGATGGAGCGGCGGTGTGAATGGTTGGCTGAAGCCGCTGAAGAGATCGGACTCGACAACGTCAGCATCGTTCGTGATCGCAGCGAAAACATCGGCAAGAAGATTCGCGCGGACGTTGTCACAGCCCGCGCAGTGGCCGCGATGCCTAAGTTGCTGCGTCTTACCTCAAAGATGATTGCGCCTGGCGGGCGTCTCTTGGCACTCAAGGGAAGGCGCGCATATGAGGAAGTCAATGAGGCAGCGGATGAACTGAAACGCAGACACCTGGTTGCACAGGTACACGAGGTCGTCTCGGTGCTCGATGGGGAAACAACCTACGTTGTGGAGTGTAAACGCACTATCTAA
- a CDS encoding R3H domain-containing nucleic acid-binding protein: MTNSTGGKTRLKQLEEEGEVAADYLEEVLDIMDLDGDIEIDVENDRPSVAIVSDDPRSRLSRLVGEDGEVLEALQELTRLAVQTAMGERSRLMLDVAGYRAGRRAELQQIAADAVAEVKDTGSPVRLDPMNPFERKVCHDVVAQAGLVSESAGSEPSRCVVISLAAGDEGDVEDVDTQATLVVED, encoded by the coding sequence ATGACGAACAGTACCGGCGGTAAAACGCGCTTGAAGCAGCTTGAGGAAGAGGGCGAGGTCGCCGCAGACTACCTTGAGGAAGTCTTGGACATCATGGATCTCGATGGAGACATTGAGATCGACGTGGAGAATGATCGACCTTCTGTAGCAATCGTCAGCGATGATCCTCGCTCTCGACTCTCTCGTTTGGTCGGAGAAGATGGGGAAGTACTGGAAGCGCTGCAGGAACTAACGCGTCTAGCAGTGCAGACAGCCATGGGTGAGCGGTCTCGACTGATGCTGGATGTGGCCGGGTACCGTGCTGGGAGGCGAGCAGAGCTGCAGCAGATCGCTGCGGATGCTGTTGCAGAGGTCAAAGACACTGGTTCGCCGGTGCGACTTGATCCAATGAACCCGTTTGAACGCAAGGTCTGTCACGATGTGGTTGCTCAGGCTGGTCTGGTTTCCGAGTCAGCGGGGAGTGAACCGTCGCGTTGCGTGGTGATTTCATTGGCTGCAGGCGACGAGGGCGACGTTGAAGATGTTGATACGCAGGCAACATTGGTTGTAGAAGACTGA